Proteins from a single region of Crassaminicella profunda:
- a CDS encoding GerAB/ArcD/ProY family transporter, giving the protein MKERINEFQLFSLIVLFEIGSTTLFALGIDAKQDAWIAILLGMFFGLILLWVYTELQKSFPTKNLVEIIIVLVGKTIGYPLAFLYALYFIHISTHNLNEFGNLAIITFLPETPFVVVVSIFMFIVLYALFSGIEVLGRISVIMIIIVLFFLINMYSLIGISGYIDLKKLTPILSNGIKPVLGAAYPQVVNFPFGEMIVFLMYWPYVNKEKAIRKVSFLAVGMSGILLMISLIIIVSVLGVDAASRSNIPLLEVVRRINIRDVIMHVDAIAIVNMVIGGFFKMTISFYGGILGMITLFKIKDKRRILILGAIFTMYITIVTIPSFPFQRWLGQKVTTPYIHVPFQIIFPVLLLMINYFKRKMSLVNEDDKNV; this is encoded by the coding sequence ATGAAGGAGAGAATTAATGAATTTCAGTTATTTAGCTTAATTGTGTTGTTTGAAATAGGAAGTACCACTCTTTTTGCATTGGGAATAGATGCAAAACAAGACGCATGGATAGCTATTTTATTGGGTATGTTTTTCGGATTAATTTTATTATGGGTTTATACAGAATTGCAAAAAAGTTTTCCTACAAAAAATTTAGTAGAAATTATAATTGTATTAGTAGGAAAAACTATAGGATATCCCCTTGCATTCCTTTATGCATTGTATTTTATTCATATATCCACACATAATCTAAATGAATTTGGAAACTTAGCGATTATAACATTTCTTCCAGAGACGCCATTTGTTGTTGTTGTGAGTATATTTATGTTTATTGTTTTATATGCTTTGTTTTCTGGAATAGAAGTACTTGGACGTATCAGTGTAATCATGATCATTATTGTATTGTTTTTTCTTATAAATATGTATAGTTTGATTGGTATATCTGGATATATTGATCTAAAAAAATTAACACCTATTCTTTCTAATGGAATAAAGCCTGTTTTAGGAGCGGCATATCCTCAAGTAGTCAATTTTCCATTTGGAGAGATGATTGTTTTTCTTATGTACTGGCCTTATGTGAATAAAGAAAAAGCTATCCGTAAAGTATCTTTTTTGGCTGTTGGTATGTCAGGAATTCTTCTTATGATTTCGTTAATTATTATTGTTTCTGTATTAGGGGTTGATGCTGCTTCAAGATCAAATATACCTTTATTAGAGGTAGTCAGAAGAATTAATATTAGAGATGTTATTATGCATGTAGATGCTATAGCTATTGTAAATATGGTTATAGGAGGTTTTTTTAAGATGACTATCTCTTTTTATGGAGGAATATTAGGGATGATTACATTATTTAAAATAAAAGATAAAAGAAGGATCTTGATCCTAGGGGCTATTTTTACAATGTATATCACTATTGTTACTATACCAAGTTTTCCATTTCAACGATGGCTAGGACAAAAGGTTACTACACCCTATATCCATGTACCTTTTCAGATTATATTTCCAGTATTATTACTCATGATTAATTATTTTAAGAGGAAAATGAGTTTGGTTAATGAGGATGATAAAAATGTTTGA
- a CDS encoding LysO family transporter, with translation MATRLALYLFILAIGAFVGLKGKLKEQITSKMDTIQSLCLFFLLFIMGIRIGVDEKVLSSFFKLGYQAVILSAFSVFFSVLFVKCIKGYIVKDSKQEEATNEF, from the coding sequence TTGGCAACAAGACTAGCACTATACTTATTTATTTTAGCTATTGGCGCTTTCGTAGGATTGAAAGGAAAATTGAAAGAACAAATTACTAGTAAAATGGATACCATTCAATCTTTATGTCTTTTCTTTTTACTTTTTATTATGGGCATAAGAATCGGTGTTGATGAAAAGGTTTTATCATCCTTTTTCAAATTAGGCTATCAAGCCGTCATTCTATCTGCATTTTCAGTTTTTTTTAGCGTATTATTTGTAAAATGTATCAAAGGATATATTGTAAAAGACAGTAAACAGGAGGAAGCTACAAATGAGTTTTAA
- a CDS encoding NAD(P)-dependent malic enzyme, with amino-acid sequence MDYAKKALKVHEKHQGKISVVSKLAVTNKDELSIAYTPGVAEPCRKIAENKEDVYKYTAKGNLVAVVSDGTAVLGLGDIGPEAAMPVMEGKAVLFKEFAGVDAFPVCIDTKDVDEIVDFVKKLAPTFGGINLEDISAPRCIEIETRLKEELDIPVFHDDQHGTAIVTTAGLINALKLVNKKWEDLRIVVNGGGAAGSAIVKMLLNMNAKEILVCGRKGILYKGDETNNALKEELAQITNPNNEKGNLADALKNADVFIGVSAPNVVTKEMVASMNKDNIVFAMANPIPEIMPALAKEAGARVVGSGRSDFANQINNVLAFPGIFKGALAVRASDINEAMKVAAANAIAEIIDEAELNEEYIIPKPFDERVAENVAKSVAKAAKDTGVARI; translated from the coding sequence ATGGATTATGCGAAGAAGGCATTAAAGGTTCATGAAAAGCATCAAGGAAAAATCAGCGTTGTATCAAAATTGGCTGTGACGAATAAAGACGAATTAAGTATAGCTTATACACCTGGGGTAGCAGAACCATGTAGAAAAATTGCAGAAAATAAGGAAGACGTTTATAAGTATACAGCAAAAGGGAATTTGGTTGCTGTTGTAAGTGATGGAACTGCAGTACTTGGTCTTGGAGATATAGGTCCTGAAGCGGCTATGCCTGTAATGGAAGGAAAGGCTGTACTATTTAAAGAGTTTGCTGGAGTAGATGCATTTCCCGTATGCATAGATACAAAGGATGTAGATGAAATTGTAGATTTCGTAAAAAAGTTAGCACCTACTTTTGGAGGAATCAATCTTGAAGACATCTCTGCTCCAAGATGTATTGAAATTGAAACAAGACTTAAGGAAGAATTAGATATTCCCGTATTTCATGATGATCAGCATGGAACAGCTATTGTAACTACAGCAGGATTGATTAATGCATTAAAGCTAGTGAATAAAAAATGGGAAGATTTAAGAATTGTTGTAAATGGAGGAGGGGCAGCAGGCTCTGCAATTGTTAAGATGCTACTGAATATGAACGCAAAGGAAATTTTAGTATGCGGAAGAAAAGGGATTCTCTATAAAGGGGATGAAACAAACAATGCATTAAAAGAGGAACTTGCTCAAATTACAAATCCTAATAATGAAAAGGGGAATTTAGCAGATGCACTAAAAAATGCAGATGTATTTATTGGGGTTTCAGCTCCTAATGTAGTAACCAAAGAAATGGTAGCATCTATGAATAAAGATAATATTGTATTTGCTATGGCCAATCCAATTCCAGAAATTATGCCAGCATTAGCAAAAGAGGCAGGAGCAAGAGTAGTAGGATCTGGAAGATCTGATTTTGCAAATCAAATTAACAATGTATTAGCCTTTCCAGGAATATTTAAAGGGGCATTAGCAGTAAGAGCAAGTGATATCAATGAAGCAATGAAGGTGGCAGCAGCCAATGCTATTGCAGAAATTATTGATGAGGCTGAATTAAATGAAGAATATATTATTCCAAAGCCTTTTGACGAAAGAGTTGCAGAAAATGTTGCAAAATCAGTTGCAAAAGCTGCTAAGGATACAGGTGTTGCAAGAATATAA
- a CDS encoding response regulator yields the protein MIRVLVVEDDPMLAELNKRFVEKIDGFTVVAVSNNGEEAIKKLKYEKIDLVILDVYMPKIDGMELFRRVRKQNKMVDFILVTAANDTDKINEALKLGAVDYLVKPFEFKRLEKALFNYKARKKLFFQKPFVSQEEIDKLFIGEYKEEKELKKGLHEFTLNRVMNFLKEHEKELLSSETLSENLAMSKVTIRRYLDYLENMGSIKKEIEYGSRGRPSYRYRYIHKNNK from the coding sequence ATGATTCGGGTACTTGTGGTAGAAGATGATCCTATGCTAGCGGAACTCAATAAACGATTTGTGGAAAAAATAGATGGATTTACTGTTGTAGCTGTTTCCAATAATGGAGAAGAAGCTATTAAAAAATTAAAATATGAAAAAATTGATTTAGTCATATTAGATGTGTATATGCCCAAAATCGATGGTATGGAATTATTTAGAAGGGTTCGAAAGCAAAATAAAATGGTGGATTTTATTTTAGTTACAGCAGCCAATGATACGGATAAAATAAATGAAGCCTTAAAATTAGGAGCAGTAGATTATTTAGTAAAGCCATTTGAATTTAAAAGATTAGAAAAAGCATTATTTAATTATAAAGCTAGAAAAAAATTATTTTTTCAAAAGCCCTTTGTGAGTCAAGAAGAAATAGATAAATTGTTTATAGGTGAGTATAAAGAAGAAAAAGAATTAAAAAAAGGATTACATGAATTTACCCTCAATAGAGTGATGAACTTTTTAAAAGAACATGAAAAAGAATTATTATCTAGTGAAACCCTATCAGAAAATTTAGCTATGTCTAAGGTTACTATTCGAAGATATTTAGATTATTTAGAGAATATGGGAAGTATTAAAAAGGAAATAGAATATGGTTCTAGAGGGAGACCGTCTTATCGGTATAGATATATTCATAAAAATAATAAATAA
- a CDS encoding lysine exporter LysO family protein, producing MSFKIIASVGLGIGFGYLFLSPDILQHTDIIIDIGLCILLFFVGIDMGRNKEAFSKIKKMGLKILLVPFMIGLGSIIGSVVGGFLLNLPVNESSAVGAGFGWYTLSSMMLMKYSSELSALAFISNVAREIIALISIPFIARYIGDLEAISPAGATAMDTSLPIISNATNSKTAIIAFITGVILSSSVPILVPILINL from the coding sequence ATGAGTTTTAAAATCATAGCATCTGTGGGACTAGGGATCGGATTTGGATATTTATTTTTATCACCAGATATATTGCAACATACAGACATAATCATTGATATTGGATTATGTATATTATTATTCTTTGTAGGTATTGACATGGGAAGAAACAAAGAAGCCTTTTCAAAAATAAAAAAGATGGGACTAAAAATATTATTGGTTCCTTTTATGATTGGTCTAGGTAGTATCATTGGAAGTGTTGTAGGAGGATTTCTTTTAAATTTACCAGTAAATGAATCTAGTGCCGTAGGGGCTGGATTTGGATGGTATACATTATCTTCTATGATGCTCATGAAATATTCATCAGAGCTTAGTGCTTTAGCTTTTATATCCAATGTAGCAAGGGAGATCATTGCCCTTATTTCAATACCATTTATCGCAAGATACATTGGGGATCTTGAAGCTATTAGTCCAGCTGGTGCTACTGCAATGGATACATCACTCCCTATTATATCAAATGCTACAAACTCAAAAACAGCTATTATTGCCTTTATTACAGGGGTAATATTATCTAGCTCTGTACCGATTTTAGTACCTATTCTTATTAATCTTTAG
- a CDS encoding 2-hydroxycarboxylate transporter family protein → MTLNENKGFQIMGISLPMFALLTIVVLGATYMGALPKGMIGAFPLMMIVGAVLNEFGNRLPIVKDYLGGGAIVIIFVSAALVTYGILPESSKEIMTNFMKGEGFLSFYIAALITGSILGMDRKLLISASVRYLPVILGGVMASLGLTGLIGLIMGYGAKEAILYIAIPIMGGGMGAGAVPLSQIFGQALNVDPAQMMSKMVPALALGNAMAIVVAGLLDKVGKKKSSLTGNGKLMKSQEAVKEEASEEMKLDYKLMGIGILLSTTFFVWGKILGKFIPIHSYALMIISVAIVKVLGIMPEKYEKGAFQWFRFVMTNFTPALLVGIGVAYTDLNAVINSLSIIYIVLVFTTVVGATIGSAFVGHLLGFYPIEASITGGLCMANMGGTGDVAVLSASKRMELMPFAQISSRIGGACMLILATSLLSIFL, encoded by the coding sequence ATGACATTGAATGAAAATAAAGGGTTTCAAATAATGGGGATTTCTTTACCGATGTTCGCACTTTTAACTATAGTTGTTTTAGGGGCAACCTATATGGGCGCACTTCCAAAGGGGATGATTGGAGCATTTCCTTTGATGATGATTGTAGGTGCAGTTCTTAACGAATTTGGAAATCGTTTGCCAATTGTAAAGGATTATTTAGGTGGAGGAGCAATTGTTATTATATTTGTATCAGCAGCATTAGTTACCTATGGCATCCTTCCAGAAAGTTCGAAAGAAATTATGACTAATTTTATGAAGGGAGAAGGATTCTTAAGTTTTTATATTGCAGCACTCATCACGGGTAGTATTTTAGGGATGGATAGAAAATTATTAATTAGTGCTTCTGTAAGATATTTACCTGTTATTCTTGGAGGCGTTATGGCATCATTAGGACTTACTGGACTTATAGGGTTGATTATGGGATACGGAGCAAAAGAAGCGATTCTTTATATAGCCATTCCGATTATGGGAGGTGGTATGGGAGCCGGTGCAGTTCCTTTATCTCAAATATTTGGACAAGCATTAAATGTAGACCCAGCACAGATGATGTCAAAGATGGTTCCAGCTTTAGCCTTAGGAAATGCTATGGCAATCGTTGTAGCAGGATTATTGGATAAAGTAGGAAAGAAAAAATCTAGTTTAACTGGAAATGGTAAGTTGATGAAATCACAAGAGGCTGTAAAAGAAGAAGCAAGTGAAGAAATGAAGCTTGATTACAAATTGATGGGTATCGGAATCTTATTATCTACTACTTTCTTTGTATGGGGAAAAATACTTGGTAAATTTATCCCAATTCATTCTTATGCTTTAATGATCATCAGTGTTGCTATTGTAAAGGTATTAGGAATTATGCCAGAAAAATATGAAAAAGGTGCATTTCAATGGTTTAGATTTGTTATGACAAATTTCACACCAGCATTATTAGTAGGGATTGGTGTAGCTTATACAGATTTAAATGCAGTGATTAATTCTTTATCTATAATATACATTGTACTAGTATTTACAACTGTAGTAGGTGCAACTATAGGTTCTGCCTTTGTTGGACACTTACTAGGATTCTATCCAATTGAAGCATCTATAACAGGTGGGCTTTGTATGGCAAATATGGGTGGAACAGGAGATGTGGCAGTACTTTCTGCAAGTAAAAGAATGGAACTTATGCCATTTGCTCAGATCTCATCCCGTATTGGTGGAGCGTGTATGTTAATTTTAGCTACGAGCTTATTATCAATATTCTTATAG